The Candidatus Desulfovibrio trichonymphae region CAGCCGTCAGAGTGAGTATACGGCGCAGAACGTTTTTTTCCATGCCCTCTCTCGTAGTATGCGCACAGCAAAATGTAAACAGTTTTTCGCTGTTCACGAGTGAGATAAGATGTTACGGGATATATTGAAAGGAAAAGTGCAACAGCGTTACACTCAGACTGCTGACAAAGTCCCTATTTTACCCGACAGGGATTTTTTTCTAGCCATAGTCTTTGTGTTAGGCAATAGTATGCAAAAAGAAGCAACAATCCTTGTCCCAAGGTAAAGCACGCATAGTCTGTTTGCTTATCCTTGACGTGCTTGTGTACTGGTGTGAGAGAGTATTTCCGCTTCTTGAATGGCGATTATTTTCCTTTGAAGAAAAGCATATATTACTTCTGGGGGATGTCTGCTTATTTACGGATAAGTTCTGAGTCTGATGGAAAGAGCCGTTTGCGTAGAGCCAAAATTTAGATACGTTGCCTTGGCGGCATTCCATAGTCATCTTGACAGGGGCAGTGCGCTTGTGCACAATTTTTTGCAAATTCCCGTATGATTCGAGAAGGGTTATTGCATCCGGCGCAATTATTTTGCAGGGAGTATGCAGAGGCAGAGAAGTTATGCCGATAGACTCATTGATAACTGCGCCGCGCAAGCTCGCACCCTGTATTGTCCTCATCGGGATGGCAGGTGCCGGTAAATCTACTGTGGGGGAGGCGATCGCGCGTGCGCTGGACTGGGCTTTTCTGGACAGCGACTCCATAATAGAAGCTATATACGGCGCGCGGCTGCAGACAATAGCCGATGCGCTCGGCAAGGACGCCTTTATTGACGCCGAATGCGAGATAATCCGCTCTCTGCGTATTAACCGCACCGTCATCGCCACCGGCGGCAGCGTGGTTTACAGAGATGCCGCCATGCGCCACCTGACTGCTCTCGGGCCGCTTGTGTATCTTGACGCGCCCTTTGTCGTCATAGAAAAACGCGTTGCTGCCAAACCCGACCGCGGACTCGCTATTGCGCCGGGAGAGTCGCTGGCCGACCTTTTTTATGAACGCGCAGATCTGTATAACGCTTGGGCGCCGTTTCACTGCGCAGTGCATGCAGACAGCCCCGGGGAATGCGCCAGGCGCATTATCAGGGATCTGCCTCCGGAAGTGGTGCGGGGATAGCGGCCGCCCCCAGGTATCATTGCCCTAGAATTGCCAGGTTTTGCCGTCAAAGTTGATCAGTTCTGTGATGTTGCGCTTACCCACCTGTTTGCAGGGCGCGGAAAGGGCTGCATTTTTATTGGGGCCGCGGCATTCGTATATGTTCTCCTGATACCGTATGGCGCCCACATAATGCCCGGCGTTCGTTCCGGGGCGCATTTCCATGGCGACGTTTACAATGTCCACTTCAATATAAGCGGCCACATACTCTTCGCCCTCCATCTTTACTTCTTTGGAAGATTTGTGGGGCATGACGGTTCTGGCCGCCTGGGCTGTCAGCTTGTGTGCCGTCACTTCTAGAGCGGCACGAATTTCCGCCTCTGTTTTGGCAGACGTTTTTGTGGCTTTGTGGGCTTTTGGGGGTGTTTCGGGCGCCGGCGTGGGTTTTACCGCAGCGCTGCCCAGCGCTGCGGCAGTTTTTGGTGCGTCAGCGTCATTGGCGCCGGAAGAGACACAGCCGGTCACAAGAGCAAAGCTGAGAAGAATCAGAAATAGAAAATTGCGCATGGCGTTCCTCAACCGCGCCGGTAACCACTTAGTCGAAGGAAACTTCGGTGCGGCGGTTCATGTGGCGGCCTTCTTCAGTCTTGTTGTCGTACTTGTAGGATTTGCCCTTGCCGATGACGGTCAAGCGGCTTGAAGGAACATCCTGTTTGGACAGATAGCCATTCACGGCGCTGGCGCGGTTTTGCGAGAGCTTCTGGTTGTAAGCGTCGGATCCAATGTAGTCTGTCCAGCCGGTCAGACGCACCTGTCTGTTAGGGTTGGCCTTGATGAGAGATGCGGCTTCGTTCAGAATGGCGATGGCCTTGTTGTCCAATGTGTAGGCATTAAAAGCAAAGTTTACGCCACGCAGCACGATGACGTCCGCGTCACGGCAGAAGACGGAAAGAACAAAGCGTTCCACAGCGGCATCGCTTGTGGCCAGTTCTTCAGCGCGCACCAGCACGCTTGACGGATTCATGGCCGCTATGGCCTTGACGGTGGCTTCGCCGTTTTTCGTGTCAGCCAAAGAAATGATGTGAATAACAAGATTGCGCTGGCTCGCATACACCTGACGGGCCACTTCAACCAGATCCGTGCCGCGGTTGTTGTCGCCGTCGGTCACGAGAATGAGAGCGGCGTCGCGCTTTATGCTGGAGAGAAAGGGTTCATACTTCTGGATGCTGTCGCCCATTGTGGTCATGCGTCCGAAAATTTGGAACCCGGAACGCAGCTTTTTGATGCCGGCCGCCAAAGAAGTGCGATCCCACTGGCCTTGGGGAATCAGTGTGCTGTTGGGCGACATGGTGTGCAGGCCGCCGTTGTAATCCAGCGCAGGAATGGCCGCGTTGACGCGCGTGAGCGCGGTTTTGGCCACAATGATTTTATCCTGTTTCAACTGCTTGTGCTGCACCATCATGGAACCGGAATAGTCCACGACAAAATCAAAGCTTTCAATTTTTTTGTTGCACAACGGGGCTGCGGCCGCGACGGCGGCATAGCCTAAAACAAGAGCCGTAGCAAGAACAAGAAGATGAAAAGATTTCATACTGCCTCCCAAGGTGTGTGGTTTGTGGATATTTTTACCAGCTAGCCGTATTGCCTTATCCGGCAGAAACAACATAAATGCCAATATCTTCATATTTGTCATATTCGTCTTCCAAACAAATTGCAAGACATAATTGCACGGCATCCAGAGCATGTATAGACCCGCCTCCTGCGTCAAGGATTTTTTGAACTGACGGTATCGAATGCTATCCATAGTATTCTGCATCATTGCAGGGAATTTTCCAGGTGCCATGTTGATATCCGCACTATGGCTCCCAATCAATCGACAGGTCTTTTGAAGATATTTGCCCTCGGTCTGGGTTTCCCAGATGATCCGACCGTAGTTCATCAAACCCCGATTCGCATTGGTATGGACGTAAAATCACTCCGCTGGCTTAAGGGTCGCGATAACTCGAGAGGTTACAAGATGTTGCCTTCACTGTAAGATAGCCTGAAAATCTCCACTGAATTCATTCCATTTTATTGATCAATTCCGTCATATTCCGCTCATATTTTTTTGCGGCTCAGCTTCTTGTTGGAGATTTTGCGTCACTTGTCGTCAGCCAGAAAAACTTGAAAGCGTTCTTGGCAATGTCCAGTCCGATGAACTATGCTCTATTCATGACCTGCCGCCATATTTTGGCGCCCATTATAATTGGGAGCCATAGTGCGGATATCAACATGGCACCTGGAAAATTCCCTGCAATGATGCAGAATACTATGGATAGCATTCGATACCGTCAGTTCAAAGATTCTTGACTCGGGGGCGGCTAATACCTTGGGCGCTTCAGATGCACGCATTGACAGGCAATCGGTAATAAGATATACTGATTAATTATAGCTTAAATAAATATATTAGTCAGGTTATGGTGGGGCATGTTTACAAATCGCGGCAAGGCGCTGACCTTTGACGATATTCTGCTTGTCCCAAGGCATTCTGAAATAACTCCCGACGCGGTGGACATCAACACTTGGCTCACCCCTTCCATTCCGTTGCGCATTCCGCTGCTCTCCGCCGCCATGGACACCGTGACGGAATCGGCCATGGCTATCTCTATGGCGCGCATGGGAGGTATAGGCATCATTCATAAAAATATGTCTGTGGAAAAACAGCGGATTGAAGTCGAACGGGTGAAAAAAAGCGAAAGCGGCATGATTCTTGACCCGGTGACGATTGCTTCGCACAGCTCCGTTCAAGAGGCGCTGGAAGTCATGGCCGATTTCCACATTTCCGGCCTGCCCGTGGTGGACGATGACTGCCTTGTGGGCATTCTCACAAACAGGGACGTCCGTTTTGTGGAAGACGCCCAGGCAGTGCGTGTGGCCGACGTAATGACCAGTTCCAAACTTGTCACCGTGCCTATGGGCACCTCGCTGGAAAACGCCAAGCGCCACCTGCACGAACACCGCATAGAAAAACTGCTTGTCGTGGATGAAAACAAGCGCCTGCGCGGCCTGATCACAATGAAAGACATAGACAAGGTGCAAAAATACCCCAACGCTTGCAAAGACGACAAGGGCCGCCTGCGCGTCGGTGCCGCCATAGGCATCGGCAGGGACAGTGAACAGCGGGCCGGACAGCTTCTGGAAGCCGGGGCCGACGTACTGGTGCTTGATTCCGCCCACGGGCATTCCCTGAATGTGCTGAACGCCATCCGCGCTGTCAAGGCGAGCTTTCCCCGTTGCGAGCTTGTCGCAGGTAATGTGGCAACGTATGAAGGCGCGCGCGCCATTTTAGAGGCCGGGGCCGACAGCGTGAAAGTGGGCATCGGGCCAGGCTCCATCTGCACAACGCGCATTGTGGCCGGCGTGGGCGTGCCGCAGGTAACGGCAGTGATGGACGCAAGCCGCGCCGCGCGAGAGATGAACTGCTGCTGCGTGGCTGACGGCGGCGTCAAGTTTTCCGGCGATATTGTCAAGGCACTGGTCATGGGCGCGCATTCGGTGATGATAGGCTCGCTGTTTGCCGGCACAGAAGAGAGCCCCGGCGAAATCATTCTCTACCAAGGGCGCACCTATAAAATTTATCGCGGCATGGGCTCCATTGACGCCATGAAAGAGGGAAGCAGCGACCGTTACTTTCAGGAACGCAGCAAAAAGCTGGTGCCTGAAGGCATTGTGGGCCGCGTGCCTTACCGTGGGCCGGTTATGGAAGCCGTGTATCAGCTGACGGGCGGCCTCAGGTCCGGTATGGGCTATGTGGGGGCAAAAAATCTGGAAGACCTTTTCCACAACACCACGTTCTGCGAAATTTCCGCCGCAGGCTTGCGGGAAAGCCACGTCCACGACGTCATCATCACTAAGGAAGCCCCCAATTACCGCATAGACAACTAGCGTTCTGAACGCCTGTTGCACAATGACCAAAGGCGATTGCAGCAAGTTATAATGCGTCAAAAGCACGTTGTGCGCAACGTGATGCATCAGGGGATGCGGCCATGCCCCACAGCAAAGTTGTTATTATCGACTACGGTTCCCAAGTCACCCAGCTTATCGCCCGTAGGGTGCGTGAGGCCGGGGTGTATTCCGAGATACATTCCTGCGTGACAGGTGCAACGGAAGTGGCCGCGATGAAGCCCACCGCCATTATCCTGTCCGGCGGGCCAGCCAGCGTGGGGGAAGAAGCCGCCCCCGTGTTTGACCCTGGCCTGCTCGCGCTGAATGTGCCCATTCTCGGCATTTGCTACGGCATGCAGCTCCTGGCGCAACATCTGGGGGGCGAACTGGTCATATCCCTGACAAGGGAGTACGGTCCGGCGGACATGCATTTTAAAGCGCCCTGCGCGCTTTGGGATGGGATCAGCGTCGCCAGTTCCACCCGTGTCTGGATGAGCCACGGCGACAAGGTGCTTGTGCCGCCGCCTGGCTTTGTGGTGACGGGCAGTACGTCCACACTGGAAGTCGCGGCCATCGCCGACGAGAACCGCAAAATTTACGCCGTGCAGTTTCATCCTGAAGTGCACCACAGTGCTGACGGCGATCGCATGTTGCGTAATTTCCTATTCCGGGCGGCACGGCTCGTACCGGACTGGACAATGGCTTCTTTTGTGGACAGTGTCGTCAGGGAAATGGCTGAACGCGTCGGCGACAGGCATGTGATCTGCGCTCTTTCCGGCGGCATCGACTCCACAGTGGCGGCTGTGCTGCTCAACCGCGCTATAGGCAACCGGCTGCACTGCATTTTTGTGGACAACGGGCTCTTGCGCCTTGGCGAAGGCAAGGAAATCATTGCTTACCTGTGCGGGCATTTTGACATAAATCTCACTTTTGTGCAGGCGCAGGAGCGCTTTCTCTCCCGTCTGAAAGGAGTGAAAGAGCCGGAGCAAAAGCGTAAAATCATCGGCCGTGCTTTTATTGAAATTTTTGACGAGGAAGCCAGAAAACTGCCGAAGGCGGATTTTCTGGCGCAGGGCACACTGTACCCGGATGTTATTGAATCCGTGTCGCGTAAGGGGCCAAGCGCGGTTATCAAAAGCCACCATAACGTCGGCGGCCTGCCAGAAACCATGAAGCTCAAACTTATTGAGCCACTGCGCGAACTTTTCAAGGACGAGGTGCGCAGGGTGGCGGCGGAACTCGGCATGCCGGACTTTATCGTCCATCGGCATCCCTTCCCCGGTCCTGGCCTTGCCATTCGCGTGCTCGGCGAAGTGACGGAAGAGCGTCTTGCCGTGCTGCGCCGCGCGGACGACATCGTGCAGCAGGAACTGCGCGACTCAGGCTGGTACCGTAAGGTCTGGCAGGGCTTTGCCGTACTTTTGCCCCTGCGCACGGTGGGCGTTATGGGCGATGGCCGTACGTATGAGCATGTTGTGGCCCTGCGCGTGGTAGACAGCGTGGACGCCATGACGGCGGACTGGGCGCGCCTGCCGCCGGAGCTTATTGGGCGCATTTCATCAAGAATCATCAATGAGGTCAAGGGGATCAACCGTGTTGTCTATGACGTGTCCCCCAAGCCACCAAGCACTATCGAGTGGGAGTGAAAGGCCATGTTCGGTATAGGCAGCACGGAATTTCTTGTCATTCTTGTTGTGGCGCTGATTGTGCTCGGCCCGCAAAGCCTTGCCGGCATTTCCCGCTCTTTGGGCAAGGCCTTGGGTGAATTCCGTCGCGTCTCCACAGATTTTCAGCGCACGCTCAATGCCGAGGCGGCAGAGGCAGAAGAGATGCAGCGTAAAAAAGAAAGCGCTGCCGCGTCCGTCGCGGAGCCGCTGGCAGGCAGCCCGCTCGCTGAAGTCCTTGCAAAAGCAGACCTGGAAGCGAACACGAATCGCCCTTCCGCAGGCGGCGACGGCACAGCATGAGCAGTAAAGACGCGCTGCAGCAAAACGCGTCTGACGCAGGCGGAGCATCCGATGCGAACGCCGCCGAAGACTTTACGGAAAACGTTTTTTCCGGGCCGGAATGGCGGTCGGACGCCCCCTTAAGCGAAGATGACATTGAAAGCGCCGCTTCACACAGCGACAGTCCGGTCGGTTTCGCTCAGGATTCCGCGGGTGGGCCACCGCCGTCCGCTCCTTATGTGACGGATGCCGTGCAGCCGGCTTCCGCAGACACGCTGGCGACACGCGCGGATGACCTTCCGGCCGGGCAGAAGAAAAGCCTCGCCTCGAAGATGACCCTTATGGAACATCTCTTCGAGTTGCGCGTGCGTCTTGTGCGCTGCTGCATTGCCGTGGGGCTTGCCTTTTTTGTCTGCTGGTCGGTGGTGAACCCCATTTTCGACACGCTGGTCAACCCGCTGTTGGCCGTTTTGCCGGCCAATTCCACAGCCATATACACCACGCTACCGGAGGGCTTTTTCACGCGCATGTTCATTGCCTTTGTGGGCAGCCTGTTTCTGGCCAGCCCAGTCATTTTTTACCAGATGTGGTGTTTTATCGCGCCGGGGCTGTACGATGAGGAAAAACGCTTCATCATCCCCATCGCCTTGGTTTCCGCCTTCTTCTTTACCGCCGGGGGATCGTTCTGCTATTTTGTGGTTTTTCCCTATGCATTCAGTTTTTTTGTGGGCTTTTCCACAGAATCCATTGTGATTATGCCGAAAATCAGCGACTATCTGGACTTTGTGCTCAAACTGATTTTGGCCTTCGGCCTGATTTTTGAAATGCCGCTTTTCGCCTTTTTCTTGGCACGCATGGGTCTGGTCACAGCGGTCATAATGCGCAAAGTCAGGCGGTACGCCGTGCTGACCATTTTTATCGTTGCCGCCATTTTAACCCCGCCGGACGTGGTTTCTCAACTACTGATGGTTTGTCCCATGCTTATGTTGTATGAGGTGAGCATACTTGTGGCATCCGCCTTCGGCCGTGGCGGCGTAAAGTCGAATGCCGGAGAAGACAAAGCGGAAGAGAAGCAATATAGCCGATCCCGGCGGCTGCGGCCGTTATGACGTACAATATGTCTGTTTCAGGTAACCCCACGGAGGAATCCATGAAGGCCTGCAAACCCCGTGTATCCGAGCAAGAGCGCGAGAGCGCCGAGACCCGTGTTTCCCTTGTCCTGAATCTGGACGGACAGGGTAAGACAAGCATTGAGACCGGCATCGGCCTGCTCAATCACATGCTTGCCCTGAGCGCCTTTTGGGCCGGCATGGATTTACAGATTGTCTGCGGAGGCGATCTGGCGGTGGACGCACACCACAGCGCCGAAGACGTGGGCCTGACGCTCGGCCGCGCCCTGCTGGACGCGCTGGGCGACAGGAGCGGCATTACGCGTGTGGGCTATGGCCGTGTGCCTATGGATGAGGCGTTGAGTGAAGTCACGCTGGATCTTTCCGGACGGCCTTGGCTGGAATGGCGCGGAGACGACCTTCTGCCGCCAACGCTCGCCGGAGAGGAAAAAGACCTCTGGCGGGAATTTTACAAGGCGTTTGCGAGCAGTGCGCGCTGCAATCTGCACGTTGCGTTTTTGTATGGAAAAAATGGCCACCACCTGCTGGAATCAGCGGCGAAGAGCCTTGGTCTCGCCCTTGGGCAGGCCGTGCGGCTGCAAGGCACAACCATCCGAAGCACCAAGGGAGGTCTTGACTGATGCGTGTTCGATTTATCACAACAATACTTGCGCTTATTTGCTGCTTCGGCGTTCTCGCCTGCGCCCGGCAGGCGCGCAACGCCGGGGAGCCGAGCACAACGGTGCTCGGCCAGATCATCTATGTAGCACCCTTCACCCAGCCTGTCAGCACGAGCGAGCTTATCACAGGATTCATTCCCGAACAGCAGGGCCGCATTCCGCGCGACATGCTGCTCTCGCTGGACGAAAAGCTGCGCGAAGTGCTGACGGCCGATACAAAACGCGGGTGCGCTTGGTTTGCCCGTACGCACGGCATCCCGGATATGACGCGCTTCCACACGTCAGAGCAGCCGCAGGCGCTGCCGCTTTGGGTGGCGTACGGGAAAAAACAGGGGGCAAAGCTTTTGCTGATCCCGCAGGTGCTGAACTGGAATGAACGCGACGGCTCCAACGCCGGTGTTGCCAGGGCGGCCCATGTGCGCGTTGAATTTTTTCTGCTGAACGTGCCCGAAGGCGCGCTGGCGGGGCGTTCTGTTTTTGAGGAAGAGCAGGTAGGCCTGACGGAAAATCTGCTGACGGTCGGCAGCTTTATTCAGCGGCGCGGCGTCTGGGTTACGGCGGATGTTCTGGCGGCGGAAGGCATGCGTAAGGCTGTCAGAGAGTTGGGTTTATGATTCTGTTCCCTGCGGTGGATATACAGCAGGGCAGGGCGGTGCGCCTGAAACAGGGCCGCGCGGGAGAAGCAACCGTTTTTGTTGAAGACCCTGTGCAGGCTGCCCGGATGTGGGAGGAACGCGGGGCCAGATGGCTGCATGTGGTTGATTTGGACGGGGCATTTGCTGGCGTGGCGCAAAGTCGGAACATTGTGCAGAAGATATGCCGCGTGGTCGGCGTCCCCGTGCAACTCGGTGGTGGCATTCGCAACGAGGAAACAGCGCGGGCGTATCTGGATGCGGGCGTGACGCGTCTTATCATCGGCACCTTGGCCCTGGAGGAGCCGGCGGCATTCGCCGCGTTGTGCCGCGCGTTTCCCGGCCGTATAGGCGTGTCGCTGGACGCGGAGGCCGGCCGCCTTAAAAGCCGGGGATGGGTCACGGAGGTAGGTCTTACCGTGGATGAGGCACTGCCGCGTCTTGTCGGGGACGGCGCAGCCTTTGTCATCTATACGGATATTGAACGGGACGGCATGCAGAGCGGGGTTAATATATCCGCATTGACGCATCTGGCGCGGATCTCCCCCATTCCGGCGATTGCGGCGGGCGGCGTGGCCACCTTGGCCGACGTGCAGAAGCTTTACCCGCTGACGCTTGAGACCAGTCTTGTCGGCGCCGTCAGCGGCCGCGCGCTGTATAAGGGCACGCTTGACCTTGCCGAGGCCAACGTCTGGATTGACGTACAGAAAACACGACAGTCTGAACTCTTAGAGCATTTGCTATTGAGAACATCCACAGGTTGCAAACCATCCACATGTGTCGGCCGCGGCAACTGACTTCAAAGTTTTTTCAATTATTTCAAAGAGAGTATCAAAGGTTACACGCCGGCAAACGCAAGCCGGCTCAACAAAGTCTTCATAAAAATCAAACCACTGGCGTTTATCCATAATCCGTCACCGCGCTGACAACGGCCCAGGCCTTGATGCCTTCGCCTTTGCCGATAAAGCCCATTCCCTCTTCCGTGGTTGCCTTCACGTTGACGCTTTCTCTGGGCAGATTCAGCAATCTGGCGATATTGTTGCGTATTTTTTCACGGTAGGGGTCTATGCGGGGCGTTTGTGCTGCAATGGTCATATCTGCGTGTTCGGGATGCATTCCCGCTTCCCGCGTCATGGCGAGCACTTTACAGAGCAAAACGGATGAAGCAATGTTGTCAAAGC contains the following coding sequences:
- a CDS encoding OmpA family protein encodes the protein MKSFHLLVLATALVLGYAAVAAAAPLCNKKIESFDFVVDYSGSMMVQHKQLKQDKIIVAKTALTRVNAAIPALDYNGGLHTMSPNSTLIPQGQWDRTSLAAGIKKLRSGFQIFGRMTTMGDSIQKYEPFLSSIKRDAALILVTDGDNNRGTDLVEVARQVYASQRNLVIHIISLADTKNGEATVKAIAAMNPSSVLVRAEELATSDAAVERFVLSVFCRDADVIVLRGVNFAFNAYTLDNKAIAILNEAASLIKANPNRQVRLTGWTDYIGSDAYNQKLSQNRASAVNGYLSKQDVPSSRLTVIGKGKSYKYDNKTEEGRHMNRRTEVSFD
- the tatC gene encoding twin-arginine translocase subunit TatC, whose amino-acid sequence is MTLMEHLFELRVRLVRCCIAVGLAFFVCWSVVNPIFDTLVNPLLAVLPANSTAIYTTLPEGFFTRMFIAFVGSLFLASPVIFYQMWCFIAPGLYDEEKRFIIPIALVSAFFFTAGGSFCYFVVFPYAFSFFVGFSTESIVIMPKISDYLDFVLKLILAFGLIFEMPLFAFFLARMGLVTAVIMRKVRRYAVLTIFIVAAILTPPDVVSQLLMVCPMLMLYEVSILVASAFGRGGVKSNAGEDKAEEKQYSRSRRLRPL
- the thrB gene encoding homoserine kinase; translation: MPIDSLITAPRKLAPCIVLIGMAGAGKSTVGEAIARALDWAFLDSDSIIEAIYGARLQTIADALGKDAFIDAECEIIRSLRINRTVIATGGSVVYRDAAMRHLTALGPLVYLDAPFVVIEKRVAAKPDRGLAIAPGESLADLFYERADLYNAWAPFHCAVHADSPGECARRIIRDLPPEVVRG
- the guaB gene encoding IMP dehydrogenase yields the protein MFTNRGKALTFDDILLVPRHSEITPDAVDINTWLTPSIPLRIPLLSAAMDTVTESAMAISMARMGGIGIIHKNMSVEKQRIEVERVKKSESGMILDPVTIASHSSVQEALEVMADFHISGLPVVDDDCLVGILTNRDVRFVEDAQAVRVADVMTSSKLVTVPMGTSLENAKRHLHEHRIEKLLVVDENKRLRGLITMKDIDKVQKYPNACKDDKGRLRVGAAIGIGRDSEQRAGQLLEAGADVLVLDSAHGHSLNVLNAIRAVKASFPRCELVAGNVATYEGARAILEAGADSVKVGIGPGSICTTRIVAGVGVPQVTAVMDASRAAREMNCCCVADGGVKFSGDIVKALVMGAHSVMIGSLFAGTEESPGEIILYQGRTYKIYRGMGSIDAMKEGSSDRYFQERSKKLVPEGIVGRVPYRGPVMEAVYQLTGGLRSGMGYVGAKNLEDLFHNTTFCEISAAGLRESHVHDVIITKEAPNYRIDN
- a CDS encoding translation initiation factor 2; amino-acid sequence: MRNFLFLILLSFALVTGCVSSGANDADAPKTAAALGSAAVKPTPAPETPPKAHKATKTSAKTEAEIRAALEVTAHKLTAQAARTVMPHKSSKEVKMEGEEYVAAYIEVDIVNVAMEMRPGTNAGHYVGAIRYQENIYECRGPNKNAALSAPCKQVGKRNITELINFDGKTWQF
- the guaA gene encoding glutamine-hydrolyzing GMP synthase, with amino-acid sequence MPHSKVVIIDYGSQVTQLIARRVREAGVYSEIHSCVTGATEVAAMKPTAIILSGGPASVGEEAAPVFDPGLLALNVPILGICYGMQLLAQHLGGELVISLTREYGPADMHFKAPCALWDGISVASSTRVWMSHGDKVLVPPPGFVVTGSTSTLEVAAIADENRKIYAVQFHPEVHHSADGDRMLRNFLFRAARLVPDWTMASFVDSVVREMAERVGDRHVICALSGGIDSTVAAVLLNRAIGNRLHCIFVDNGLLRLGEGKEIIAYLCGHFDINLTFVQAQERFLSRLKGVKEPEQKRKIIGRAFIEIFDEEARKLPKADFLAQGTLYPDVIESVSRKGPSAVIKSHHNVGGLPETMKLKLIEPLRELFKDEVRRVAAELGMPDFIVHRHPFPGPGLAIRVLGEVTEERLAVLRRADDIVQQELRDSGWYRKVWQGFAVLLPLRTVGVMGDGRTYEHVVALRVVDSVDAMTADWARLPPELIGRISSRIINEVKGINRVVYDVSPKPPSTIEWE
- a CDS encoding imidazoleglycerol-phosphate dehydratase — translated: MKACKPRVSEQERESAETRVSLVLNLDGQGKTSIETGIGLLNHMLALSAFWAGMDLQIVCGGDLAVDAHHSAEDVGLTLGRALLDALGDRSGITRVGYGRVPMDEALSEVTLDLSGRPWLEWRGDDLLPPTLAGEEKDLWREFYKAFASSARCNLHVAFLYGKNGHHLLESAAKSLGLALGQAVRLQGTTIRSTKGGLD
- a CDS encoding twin-arginine translocase TatA/TatE family subunit yields the protein MFGIGSTEFLVILVVALIVLGPQSLAGISRSLGKALGEFRRVSTDFQRTLNAEAAEAEEMQRKKESAAASVAEPLAGSPLAEVLAKADLEANTNRPSAGGDGTA